GGAGGACCGCGCGCGTATCGTGGCGCACGCGATGGCGCGGCGGCGGGCGGGCGCTGGCGTCGAGTCGATCGCGCGCGAGGTGGGCGTCTCGAGCACCACGCTCTACGACTGGCTGCGTAGGCCGACGTTCGAGCGCGTGGAGGTCACGACCGATGTGCTCGGGCGCGGCGGTCACACGGTCCATGGCCCGCGAGGTGTTCGCGTGGAGGGACTCTCGCTCGCCGAGGTCGCGGAGCTCCTGTCGAGGCTCGCGTGATCGCGCCGTCGCGATCCGTCTCGGTGTGGGTTCATCGCGAGCCTGTCGACATGAGGAAGTCGTTCGACACGCTCGCCGCGATCGTTCGCGTGAACATGAAGAGCGACCTTCTCCTCGGCGAGGTGTTCGTGTTCGTGGGTCGTCGTCGGCGGCACGCGAAGGCGCTGTGGTGGGACGGGACGGGCCTCGTCGTGCACGCGAAGCGGCTCGCGCGGATTCGGTTCTCTGCGCCTTGGGAGAGGCGCGGCTCGGGCCCGCTGCGATGGACGCTGTCGGAGCTCTCGCTCTTTCTCGAGGGGAGCGAGGTCGTCGGTCGCATCCAGCTCTCGCCGCCGCCGACTGACGTCGAGGGCTCGCGCGTCGTGTTCGCGTGACAGAGATTCGTCGTCGCGCGTGCACGAGACCCCTTGATCGTTTGCGCGCGACGACGCATCGAAGAGGGCGTGCGTGACGTCGATCGCATCGAGCGGGAACGCGACGTCGAGGCGCTCCGTCAGATGGCGCTGGCGCTGGTGCGCGAGAACACCCGACTCGTCGCGCGCGTCCTCACGCTGCAGAAGGAGCTCGCGACGGCGAACGGGGTCGACAAGGCGCAGCTCGAGATCGAACTCGCGGCCCTCGAGAAGGCGCTCGCCGCGGCGGCCGTCCCCGCCGCCGGCACCTTCAACAGGAACCCCAAGAACGAGGGTCGCGAGCACGAGAGCGGAGGCGGCGACGACAAGGCCGATGGCAAGCCCGCGCAGACGGGACACGGCCCGAAGCCTCAGCCGAAGCTCCCCGTGCAAGAGCTGCTCTACGAGCTCGACGCGCCGGACCGCACGTGTCCGTCTTGCGGCAAGGAGCTCGCTGCCTGGGCGGGCAACTTCGACGACAGCGACGAGGTCGACGTCATCGAGCGGCGCTTCGTGCTCGTGCGCCATCGTCGCCAGAAGTATCGCTGCGCCTGCGGTCATTGCGAGACGGCCATCGGGCCTCGGCGCTGGTTTGGTGGCGGCCGGTACTCCGCGGCCTTCGCCATCGCGGTCGTGGTCGGCAAGTACCTCGATCACCTGCCCCTCGAGCGTCAGGTCCGGCAGATGGCGCGTCAGGGCGTCGACTGCGATTCGAACACGCTCTTCGACCAGTGTTGGGCGCTCGCGAACATCGTGCGCCCCGCGTACGACCGCCTCGCCGCGGTGCAGCGCGGGCGACTCGTGCTCCACGTCGACGAGACCTCGTGGCCGATGCTCGACGGCAAGTCGCAGAAGAGCTGGCACATGTGGGACATCGTCTCCGACGTCGCCGCGTACTACGCGATCCGAGAGGGGCGCGGCGGCGAGCACGCAGAGGCGCTCCTCGCAGACTTCGATGGATACGTGATGAGCGACGGATACGTCGTCTACGCGTCGCTCGCGAAGCGGTATCCAAAGCTGCGACACCTCGCGTGTCTCGTGCACGCGCGCCGCAAATTCGTAGAGTGCGCCGAGGCCTTCCCGGTCGAGACCGAGCGCATCCTCGACCTCATCGGCCAGCTCTACAAAGTCGAGAGCGACGCCGGAGACTCGCTCGACCTCAGGGGCGAGCTTCGTAGGTCGCGCTCGCGCCCGATCGTGCGCGAGCTCGAGAAGGCACTGACCGAGATGCGCCCCCTTCCCGGAAGCGC
This genomic interval from Acidimicrobiia bacterium contains the following:
- a CDS encoding IS66 family transposase — its product is MRDVDRIERERDVEALRQMALALVRENTRLVARVLTLQKELATANGVDKAQLEIELAALEKALAAAAVPAAGTFNRNPKNEGREHESGGGDDKADGKPAQTGHGPKPQPKLPVQELLYELDAPDRTCPSCGKELAAWAGNFDDSDEVDVIERRFVLVRHRRQKYRCACGHCETAIGPRRWFGGGRYSAAFAIAVVVGKYLDHLPLERQVRQMARQGVDCDSNTLFDQCWALANIVRPAYDRLAAVQRGRLVLHVDETSWPMLDGKSQKSWHMWDIVSDVAAYYAIREGRGGEHAEALLADFDGYVMSDGYVVYASLAKRYPKLRHLACLVHARRKFVECAEAFPVETERILDLIGQLYKVESDAGDSLDLRGELRRSRSRPIVRELEKALTEMRPLPGSALEKAIAYTAKRWSKLTRFLEDPRLPLDNNAAERALRGPVVGRKNHYGSRSRRGTEVAAIFYSLLESAKLVGVDPTAYLQRCVAAHLDGALIPLPHETVAS
- a CDS encoding helix-turn-helix domain-containing protein; its protein translation is MQAKARVRTAGAGRPYGAEDRARIVAHAMARRRAGAGVESIAREVGVSSTTLYDWLRRPTFERVEVTTDVLGRGGHTVHGPRGVRVEGLSLAEVAELLSRLA
- the tnpB gene encoding IS66 family insertion sequence element accessory protein TnpB (TnpB, as the term is used for proteins encoded by IS66 family insertion elements, is considered an accessory protein, since TnpC, encoded by a neighboring gene, is a DDE family transposase.), producing the protein MWVHREPVDMRKSFDTLAAIVRVNMKSDLLLGEVFVFVGRRRRHAKALWWDGTGLVVHAKRLARIRFSAPWERRGSGPLRWTLSELSLFLEGSEVVGRIQLSPPPTDVEGSRVVFA